The DNA region CTTCCTACTAATCCAAGACCTATTAGCAACATAAAAAAAGCTTTTTTACTTTTCTCTGTTGAAGAAATAAGGCTTATTGCACCCATCACAAGAGCTAGCTGAAGAAAGAGTGTGGCAAGATCAAAATAATCTCCTGCCCTTCCGAGCACCTGCAGATGTTCTTCCCATTCTTTTACCCCAATTACCTGACCAAGTTTTCCATTCAGCTCCTGTACCCAGTTTTCCTCTCCTACTGCTTTTGATCCAAGGAGAATTTCCTTTTTCTCTTTTGAATATCTCTCCACCTCTTTTTCTAGTCCTGCAACAACACCTTCAATAGCTGTCCTTTTATCCTCTACAATCACTCCTGACCTAAGCAATGACTTTAATAACTCTCCTTGTCCTTCAGCCAATGATTCTTTAATACTCTTGGACTGATACCACATATAAGCTGAGCTTTTCTCATTCGTCTCAATAATTTCATCATCTCCGTATTTCCCTCCGCCCAGATCTGCAATAGCAAGTATTGCAGCAAATACAGCTAACAACAAGCCACAGTAAGTTTCCAGCCTGTTGCTTTTTCTCTCTGGTTCTTCCATTAAAATTTTATTATTAAAATATTGCGGGTAAAAATAAACAAAGCCCTTCTGAATTAGAAGAGCTTTGCTTTTAAAACGATTTCTTTGGTAACTTTATAAAACTCTTCATGCACATTAAACGGCTCTTCTCCTTCAGTGGCCTGATTAACATAAGTACCGTCGTTTAACAACACATAGCTGTTCACATTATCTTTAAGTGAGTAATCTAGTATACTGATTGTTTGTTGTTTCAATAATGGATCTGCAATCAGAAACAGAGATTCAATTCTTCTTTCAAAACTTCTCACCATCATATCGGCACTACCGCCGTATACTTTTGAATCGCCTGCATTATGGAAATAGTAGATTCTGGAGTGCTCAAGAAAGTTACCTACAATTGATTTAACAAAGATATTTTCACTAACGCCTTCCACACCTGGTCTGAGGCAACACATTCCTCTTACTATCAGTTTTATTGAAACTCCCGCCTGAGATGCAAGATATAGAGCGTCTATCGTTTCATTATCTTGAAGAGAGTTTATTTTTATTACAATTCCACTAGGCAATCCGTTCTTCGCATTTTCAGCCTCCTGATTGATA from Sporocytophaga myxococcoides includes:
- a CDS encoding DUF4337 domain-containing protein yields the protein MEEPERKSNRLETYCGLLLAVFAAILAIADLGGGKYGDDEIIETNEKSSAYMWYQSKSIKESLAEGQGELLKSLLRSGVIVEDKRTAIEGVVAGLEKEVERYSKEKKEILLGSKAVGEENWVQELNGKLGQVIGVKEWEEHLQVLGRAGDYFDLATLFLQLALVMGAISLISSTEKSKKAFFMLLIGLGLVGSSFTIYAFSIVH